The Vanrija pseudolonga chromosome 1, complete sequence genomic sequence gtgcgcAACGACCCAAAGACGGAAGCATACGTCATCTACGGCGCGATCCCCGGCGGCCCGCTGCGCTCCGACAAGTTCTGGGACTTCCGCGACGACTGGGTCGAGACTGAGCCCGCGCTCGACTACAGCTCGAGCTTCCCCGCCATCGCGGCGTACAAGATCGCcacgggcgccgacgacccgtaCTATGTCCACCTGGAGGCCGGGACGGCCGTGAACCCGAAGGGCGTGCCATGCGACAACGCGCTTCCGTGTGAAcccaagaagaagctcaAGGGTGGGGCGATCGCGGGCATTGTGGTTggcagcgtcgtcggtgcgGCACTGATCGGGGCTGTGGCGTGGCTCATCATTCGCaggcgccgcgccagtggCTACGACGAAAGCCCCGCTGTAACAAAGTAGCTCGAAACAAGTTGCCAAGAAGTGAAACACATCGTGCCGCCCGCTCGAGAGCAAGACGTACAGAAGAGACAAACGTCGGGTCGCCCGCCCTCATGTGAACTGGTCCTAATTATGCATATACTACAACACGACTCTCTATGCCTTGCACTCTGGCTCTGTCACCTGGTCGACCACCTGGGGACCGGTGTAGTGTTTCCGGCTGTACGCAAACCAGTTGACCGTGGCGAGGAGCatggcgacgccgatgacTGGTGCCGTGTAGTTCATCGTGCTGCCGTTGACAGTTGACGTGGCGGGGAAGCAGAACATGACGGCCGTGAAGAGGCCCCATGATATGGCGATGGCGTAGCAGATTCCGCCAAAGACCTTGCCAAGGGAGAACTGAggcttgagctcgaggatggTGCTGCGGCCCTTGATCGCAACGACGATAACTGGGAGGATTAGAGGGGCTCCAACAAAGTACTCACTTGGAATGAGGTACGAGATGCCCAGGGCCACCAGTGTGGTGGACAGAATAGAGCTGAACATGGCCGAGCTCCCGAGGTACAAGAGCCCGATCACCACGCTGACGCACCAcggcacgacgagcgcagGGATAGGGGCGTTGAGGCGCTTGTTGACCTTGCGGAAGAACTTGGAGCAGACAACggcctcatcctcggcgaggttgagcgtgATGCGGCTCGCCGTGGTCAGGGTCGCCTGCGAGCCGATAAGGGTGCCGATGTACGGGATCAGCGTGAGGCAGGTCGCGCCGACCCGGCTTCCAGTGGCTTGGTATAGGATGGTGACTAGTGGCCCGGCCGTGCTCGTGATCACGGCGTCAATGTCGGTGATGGTGAACATGAGGCAGAGAACCACGATGAAGGTGGAGACGCAGCCAAAGACAACCGTCGCGGAGATGCAGcgtggcgcgtcgcggcgggggTTGGGCATCTCGTCGATGACATGGGCCACGGCATCGACTAGAGTGGGATGAGCGGCAGTCCAGCATCGTAGTCTGGTGCAACTCACAGCAAGTAATCGTAAAAGTCGGCTGCACCATGCCGGTCATGAAAAGCACAAAGTTTCCCCAGTCCGAGTCCTGCCCGTCAGCCACGCACCAACCCCTCATCCACCCACATTAATAAACGTCGTAAAGACAAACTTTGCAGACTGGAACATTGGCTCGGTGCTCTTCGTGCCGGCACAAGCGAGGGTCGCGACGATGAGGATCACTGCTCCACCGGCCAGCCAGAAAATGCCGATAAAATCAAACATGTGCAGGTGGCGGCTGGCAAACGTGTTGATAACGAGCGAGATGGTGAGGCACAGCACGTAGAGGAGGAAAAAGTGCCATGGCTCGAGAACAAAGTCTGGGTTCCACAGGCAGACGAGGTAATATGTCATGTTTGTCGTGACGCTAGCTGCGCCGCTGAACATGATGCACCCTGCGGTGTGAGATTAATCACAAAGCCAGCCAACCACTTACATCCAGCCCAGGCGAGCCAGCCGTCGTAGTAGCTCAGAATTGTGCCCCAGCGGGTCGGCACCGCCGTGGTGGTCAAACTGCGGTTGGCGTGCGTGACGAGATATGTCCAGCCGTACTGCGCCGATTGGGATGGCCAGATCGAGCACAGCTCGGAAAGGCAGAGCGCGATGGATACCTGGCCGACTCcggcgatgagctcgccCCAGAGCACAACAACCGGGCCACCTTGTGATATGCCCTACATAGGTGTCAGTTTTTTTGTCAGAAATCAGCTTCTTGAGACATACGACGTTGAGAGTCATCGTGGCGATGATCCAGGACTAAGAGTCAGCGAGTCCCAAGTGGAGCAAGGCACCTACATTGAGGATGACAAAAGCCATGCCGAGGGAGGAGAAGACTGGGGTCAGAGGTGACGGATTGGTGCCACGTACAGCTAAACTGCTTGATGAGGTGGGGGTTGGATTCACCAGCTACAGAGTTGACGGACACAAGTGTTGTCGGTCCCGActtgtccttctcctcgaggggaggggtggaCTGGCCCGAGTGCGGGAGGGTCGGCATGGCCTC encodes the following:
- the HNM1_0 gene encoding Choline transport protein, translating into MGIRVKSPSPTIEAMPTLPHSGQSTPPLEEKDKSGPTTLVSVNSVAGESNPHLIKQFSFFSSLGMAFVILNSWIIATMTLNVGISQGGPVVVLWGELIAGVGQVSIALCLSELCSIWPSQSAQYGWTYLVTHANRSLTTTAVPTRWGTILSYYDGWLAWAGWCIMFSGAASVTTNMTYYLVCLWNPDFVLEPWHFFLLYVLCLTISLVINTFASRHLHMFDFIGIFWLAGGAVILIVATLACAGTKSTEPMFQSAKFVFTTFINDSDWGNFVLFMTGMVQPTFTITCFDAVAHVIDEMPNPRRDAPRCISATVVFGCVSTFIVVLCLMFTITDIDAVITSTAGPLVTILYQATGSRVGATCLTLIPYIGTLIGSQATLTTASRITLNLAEDEAVVCSKFFRKVNKRLNAPIPALVVPWCVSVVIGLLYLGSSAMFSSILSTTLVALGISYLIPIIVVAIKGRSTILELKPQFSLGKVFGGICYAIAISWGLFTAVMFCFPATSTVNGSTMNYTAPVIGVAMLLATVNWFAYSRKHYTGPQVVDQVTEPECKA